Genomic window (Spirosoma sp. KCTC 42546):
TGCTATTCCGTCCATTCTTCGCGGCAAAGACATTCTGGGTATCGCTAAAACCGGCTCTGGGAAAACCGCCAGCTTTGTACTGCCAATTCTGGAATTGTTCCATCGGACAAAAGATGCCAGCAGCCAGTTCGCTACGGTGCTGGTATTGGTGCCGACGCGGGAATTGGCTGGTCAGGTTGCCGACGTATTTCAGGAGTTGGGTAAACATCTTTTTCCGAAGGTGAAAACCGTGGCTGTGTATGGGGGCGTCGCCATTAATCCACAGATGCGAGCCGTTTATGGTGCCGATATTATTGTGGCTACACCAGGCCGATTGCTGGATCTGATTAGTCAGAATGCGCTACGATTGTCGGATGTTGAAATTCTGGTGCTCGACGAAGCGGATAAAATGCTTGAACTCGGCTTTGCCGACGAAATGAGCAAACTATTTGCCCGACTACCCAAAAAACGCCAGACGATTCTGTTCTCGGCCACCCTGGGCGATGCCATCCAGGACATTAACGCGACGCTGTTGCGCACACCAATTAAAATTGAGGTTGCCGAAGAAGAAACCAACCTTGACCTGATTGAACAACTGGCCTATAAAGTTGACGCTGAGCGAAAAGGTCCTTTTCTGCGCTACCTGATTAAAACTGAAAAGATGAAGCAGGTGCTGGTGTTTGTCTCCTCAACCCGAACGGCTGATAATCTGGTTGTTAAACTGACGAAGAACGGCATTCAGGCAGCGGCAATTCATGGCCAGAAAGGCCAGAATATTCGATCTGAAGTGCTTCAGAAATTCAAGGCGGGGCAGCTTACGGTAATGGTCGCCACTGATTTACTATCCCGAGGGATTGATATTCAGTTGCTTCCCTATGTGATCAACTTCGATCTGCCCCGTTCGCCCAAAGACTACGTTCACCGGATTGGCCGAACGGGCCGCGCCGAATCGCAAGGGAAAGCCATTTCACTAATCACCCCCGACGATGAACACCATTTTAAAATCATTCAGAAAAAGATGGGCAAGCGGGTTGAGCAGATCGATACGGCTGAGGTGGATTTGCAGGGGTATTGAGATCGTTGATTATAGCCATTACCAAAAAATAGAACGCTGATTTTTATGATGGGTATGATTATTTATGATTTTTGTAAACAAAATGCAATGGTCATGAATACTAACTATAAACACTCAGACCTTACCCAGTTAATTTTGAAGGCATTTTTCAACGTGTATAATACACATGAACACAAAAATCATATTTGATCTCAAAAATCATAAAAATCAGCGTTCTATAATTAGTGCCAAAATTCATGAAGACATTCCGCTTGCTTTTGCTGGTTTCAACCACGCTTTTTTTTCAGTTCTCCACTGCCAAACCAACCGTTCCGTTGGTGTATGAAGTGAACCTCAACGACCGGGCCGACGATGAGTTTAAGGTGACCCTACATGTGAGTGGATTGACCTCAGATAACGCTGTTTACCAGTTTGCTTCGACTGCGCCCGGTACGTATCAGATTATGGACATCGGCCGCTACGTTCGGTCGTTTAAAGCGTTTGATAGCAAAGGGAAAGAGGTAAAAACCCAGCAGGTTTCTACCAACCAGTGGAAATTTGATCAGCCCGAAAAAGTACGGACGGTTCAATACAGCATTGCCGAAACCTGGGACACGCCGATCAACGAACACAAGCCCTACAATATGTGTGGTACATCTATCGAAAATGATCACGTATTGATCAACGGGCAGGGCGTGTTCGGATTTCCAACCGGTATGCAGACCGCACCTATCGAACTGAAACTTAATTACCCCGCCAACTGGACGGTTGGAACTGCTTTAGAAAAAAATGAGAAGGGTTATTTCACCGCGTCAACCTATGACCGGATCGTGGATTCACCCATTCTACTGGGTCGCCTGACCAAAGCCACAACCACGGTTGCCGGTGCCCAGATCGACGTGTATACCTACTCGAAAAGTGATAAGATCAAATCGGACCAACTGCTGAATAACATGCAGTCGATGCTGACGGCGGCTGGTCAGTTTTTGAAGCAATTGCCGGTGAAGCGCTATACGTTTCTGTACCATTTCGAAGATCAGGATTGGGGTGCCTGGGAGCATTCGTATAGCTCCGAGTACGTGATCAAAGAAGACGAATTCACGAAGAAGCTGGCGGATAACATGACGTCAATTGCAGCCCATGAATTCTTTCATGTGGTCACCCCGTTGAATATCCACAGCGAGATTATTGAACAGTTCAACTTTGTTACGCCTACACCTTCGGAACACCTGTGGCTCTATGAGGGCGTAACGGAATGGGCCAGCGACGCCATGCAGTTGCGTGGTCAGATTATGGACCTTCCAACCTATTTTGGTGAACTGAGCCAGAAAATTGCCTACGACAAAAGTGTGGATACAACCTACAGTCTGAGCAAACTGGGGCTTACCTGCTATACCGACGAAGGTCAGCGTCAGTATGGCAACATCTACTCCCGTGGTGCCTTAGTCGCTGGCTTACTGGATATTCGGTTACTGGAACTCTCGAAGGGAACACGGGGTCTCCGCGAAGTGATCAATGAATTGGCTGCTACCTACGGACCGAACAAAGCGTTTCCTGAGAAAGAGTTCTTCGACATCTTCACCCAAAAGACCTACCCGGAAATTGCGGATTTCTTTAATCGGTACATAAAAGCAGCCGAACCATTGCCCTTCAGCGAGTACTACGGGAAGTTGGGCATTACCTACACGCCCGCCATGGCTACTGGAGAGAAAACGGCCACGCTAGGCATGAAGCCCGCATTTACCGGCACTAAGTTTGTGCTAACCAGATTGGCCGACCCCTTACTGAAAGCTGGTTTGCAGGAAAACGACGAGTGGACGGCATTCAATGGCCAACCACTCAGCATGGACAACATTGGGAAAATTCAGGCTGATCTGAAGAAACTGAAGCCTGGCGATACCTACGAAGTAACGGTGCGCCGGAATGGGCAGGACATCACGGTAAAAAACGCCATGCTTGAAAAAGAAGGAGTAAAGCAATACGTTTTTGAGCTTAATCCACAAGCGACACCTGAGCAGGTGCAGTTGCGGGAGGTCTGGATGCGAAACCTCTAGCATAGTTATCCATTTTGCCACGCTTATACCCTAAAACCCTTTAACGTTCACTTCCTCATGAGCATACTGAAAAAATGGTTTGGCCCTTCTAAGGATGAAATCTGGAAGCAATTGGCCGGAGAAATGAGCGCTGATTTTGTGGATGGTGGCTTATGGAAAGGGAGTAAGGTACAGGCGAGTGTGCATGAGTGGACAGTAACCCTTGATACTTATACCGTATCGACAGGCAAAGCGTATATCACCTATACCCGAATTCGTGCCCCTTATGTGAACAAAGACGGGTTTCGATTCAAAATCTATCGGAAAGGATTTTTTAGCGATTTAGGTAAGCGGCTGGGTATGCAGGATGTTGAAGTGGGCTTCCTGGAATTTGATGATCAGTTTATTATTCAGGGTAATGACGAGTCCAAACTGCAACTCTTGTTTAAGAATCTAAAAATCCGGGAATTAATTGAGGCTCAGTCTGATATTAGTCTGGAAGTGAAAGATGACGACGGGTGGCTGGGGGCCAAATTTCCGGAAGGCGTAGATCAATTGTCGTTCCAGGTGGTCGGTATAATCAAAGACGTTGAGCGATTAAAGTTGCTCTATACACTCTTCGCCGAAATCCTCAATCAACTTTGCCGTATCGGATCGGCCTATGAAGATGATCCCCACATAGCGCTCAAATAGGCGTCTTATCATTCTCTGTTTCAGTAAAATCGCCGTGTTAACTGGTCATTTCCGGCTAGCACGGCGATGGTATTTATAGCCTATACTAAGCGGGTGATTGTACGTCTGATGATAGGTGCACTACATACGTTTACATTAAACCATTTGTTTTCGTGACGGTCTTAGTGCTAAACAATGACGAAGTAGAACACGTTAATTGTCATTGGTAAGTCTACTTATCACTAAACTATAGATGTCATGAAAAAGACTCATCAGGTTGTTACGCTGGTTATGCTGACAATCCTTACGCTTGGTCAGGTCGCTGAAGCCCAGGCAATAAAAGGCTGGGGTACTGGAACAAACGGGGCTGTAATTGGTGCCGGAACGGGTGCTGCTATTGGCGCTATTATTAATAAACGAAACCGTGTTGTAGGCGGTGTGGCTGGTGGCGTATTGGGCGGTGCCGCCGGATATGCAATCGGGAAAAAGTCCAAACGGCGCTGGAGTCCGCAGGCAACGGGTACCGCCGTAGGCGCTGGTGCTGGTGCGGCTGCTGGAGCGATCATCAATAAACGCAACCGCGTTGTGGGTGGCGTAGTTGGTGGGGTTGTTGGTGGTGCTGCCGGGTATGCCATTGGTAAGCATAAAGACAACAAGAACAAAGCCGAAGCGGCTCGGGTTGCCGCTGCAGAACGGGCAGCTGCCGAGCGTGCCGCTGCTGATCGTGCTGCCGCTAATCAGGCCGCCCAAGCGAGAGCTGTTGCGCAGAAGACCGCTCCTGCCAATGAACCTGTTGCTAAGCCCGGTATGGCTGCAGCCGTTGCAGGAGCGCAGAATCAGCCGGTTAGTCTGATTGATACTACGCAACCCGTGGTATCCTATGTATTGAAGGCTGGTTACCTGCCGAATGATACCTATGGTGATCCGCTGTCGCCCTATCCAACATCCGAATACCGCCGAAAAAGCTGGTAAATTTTAATGCCGTGAGTTTGGAATGCGGTTGCAACCACATTCCAAACTTATTTATATCATTCACTTCTAAAACGTTATGTCATGAACACATCCATCCGCATTTTACTAGCGGCCACCCTTTTTGCGTCTTGTTCGCAATCGACCGATACGGTCAATATTCAGGATCTTAACCGGCAGTTTATCAATGCCTGGAATGATAAAGATTCCACCAAAATAATCTCTCTTCTGGCCGACGATGCCCATTTTCTGCAAGGGAATACGCACTTCAAGGGTAAGGCAGAAGTAGCAGATAAATGGGT
Coding sequences:
- a CDS encoding DEAD/DEAH box helicase yields the protein MADPLSGAEKNNVTFASLGLSEPLVKAVTEQHYTQPYPIQRDAIPSILRGKDILGIAKTGSGKTASFVLPILELFHRTKDASSQFATVLVLVPTRELAGQVADVFQELGKHLFPKVKTVAVYGGVAINPQMRAVYGADIIVATPGRLLDLISQNALRLSDVEILVLDEADKMLELGFADEMSKLFARLPKKRQTILFSATLGDAIQDINATLLRTPIKIEVAEEETNLDLIEQLAYKVDAERKGPFLRYLIKTEKMKQVLVFVSSTRTADNLVVKLTKNGIQAAAIHGQKGQNIRSEVLQKFKAGQLTVMVATDLLSRGIDIQLLPYVINFDLPRSPKDYVHRIGRTGRAESQGKAISLITPDDEHHFKIIQKKMGKRVEQIDTAEVDLQGY
- a CDS encoding PDZ domain-containing protein; the encoded protein is MKTFRLLLLVSTTLFFQFSTAKPTVPLVYEVNLNDRADDEFKVTLHVSGLTSDNAVYQFASTAPGTYQIMDIGRYVRSFKAFDSKGKEVKTQQVSTNQWKFDQPEKVRTVQYSIAETWDTPINEHKPYNMCGTSIENDHVLINGQGVFGFPTGMQTAPIELKLNYPANWTVGTALEKNEKGYFTASTYDRIVDSPILLGRLTKATTTVAGAQIDVYTYSKSDKIKSDQLLNNMQSMLTAAGQFLKQLPVKRYTFLYHFEDQDWGAWEHSYSSEYVIKEDEFTKKLADNMTSIAAHEFFHVVTPLNIHSEIIEQFNFVTPTPSEHLWLYEGVTEWASDAMQLRGQIMDLPTYFGELSQKIAYDKSVDTTYSLSKLGLTCYTDEGQRQYGNIYSRGALVAGLLDIRLLELSKGTRGLREVINELAATYGPNKAFPEKEFFDIFTQKTYPEIADFFNRYIKAAEPLPFSEYYGKLGITYTPAMATGEKTATLGMKPAFTGTKFVLTRLADPLLKAGLQENDEWTAFNGQPLSMDNIGKIQADLKKLKPGDTYEVTVRRNGQDITVKNAMLEKEGVKQYVFELNPQATPEQVQLREVWMRNL
- a CDS encoding DUF3137 domain-containing protein, which gives rise to MSILKKWFGPSKDEIWKQLAGEMSADFVDGGLWKGSKVQASVHEWTVTLDTYTVSTGKAYITYTRIRAPYVNKDGFRFKIYRKGFFSDLGKRLGMQDVEVGFLEFDDQFIIQGNDESKLQLLFKNLKIRELIEAQSDISLEVKDDDGWLGAKFPEGVDQLSFQVVGIIKDVERLKLLYTLFAEILNQLCRIGSAYEDDPHIALK
- a CDS encoding glycine zipper domain-containing protein — encoded protein: MKKTHQVVTLVMLTILTLGQVAEAQAIKGWGTGTNGAVIGAGTGAAIGAIINKRNRVVGGVAGGVLGGAAGYAIGKKSKRRWSPQATGTAVGAGAGAAAGAIINKRNRVVGGVVGGVVGGAAGYAIGKHKDNKNKAEAARVAAAERAAAERAAADRAAANQAAQARAVAQKTAPANEPVAKPGMAAAVAGAQNQPVSLIDTTQPVVSYVLKAGYLPNDTYGDPLSPYPTSEYRRKSW